gtacttgttgatttccaactgctgcattaaagctgatattatcggacctctgcgactccagaccactctttctagaacacagatttgtgtcattgaataccatcattacatattggaatagacacatagattttgaatccttcaaatggtgaccccgacgctgaaaagagggagtccagagggttccggcccgaccgacagatcgggagagagacccgtacaccggtacgaggaggcagacgtaatcgtcagaggcgcctcaacataaaaaaaaggtaagcagacacctgttaattcaaagtactgctattcggaactgagaaccaaatttagacgattactatgtttcatcgtacctagtcaaaccaacagtggtgggaaatcaaccgtttttgtgttttgtctttgtccaaggggaggttagagtcctctccaagggttagagtccctgaactcgttgtctttgtccaaggggaggttagagtcctctccaggggttagagtccctaaactcgttgtctttgtccaaggggaggttagagtcctctccaggggttagagtccctaaactcgttgtctttgtccagagggaggttagagtcctctccaagggttagagtccctgaacactgtctatttgtgtggagtcagattgagtttaataaaaagagaggagtgtggtgtgtcttttctttgtcctctccggtacaagagggttacagaattgaattgatgtgaaaaagtaatatttgtgtggagtcgggttgagttgaatggtattttaaacagatctgtcgttctttaaaaaaaatatatatatatatataaaaagatccactaggtgtcctccaaggaccataattgccttcagtgCAAAATCTAACACgttgtcaaattgtgagatcactcacttttatcaatctcttgcttttttctttgaccaagaagttacagaaatcccgaggagagttggagaaaggtgggggctaaaagagtccagttactttgagatcttacaaaggtgatcccagagggtatacccctggtttataaattggttctaatacaattggaagagttatactagagcaaaattaagtgaatagacggtaaacgctaaacagctgtgttggtcaaagaatggtttgaggaaatgtatgtgaaaaattgtgaggaagcaattggaaagttacataaaggattggtttagagaggatcatggaaggttatgaaataaaacaagaaagttttgtggatgtgaagagatgattggtttaaacactgatgttttgaagaggaaactttgaatatactttgatggtatatgggataacattttaagtcaaaatagtaaaatctagggtttttaagagtttttatAAAGATATTAGATATAatgtggttaaaaatgagaaagagaacataactaaatgtacttttatttggagtttaattgtaatttggttttaagttttatttgagagttttatcagagcctggcatactgtttgggataaacagttaggctgtgataatgttgtattaatgaatggtattagtgcatgaagagggttattataacattcagttctgaaataatttgggaacactcatcaagtctgataaattgtggttatgatggtttgagctaattggctcgttttgaactgcagcaaaacgagttatgaagttctacctatctgaccttttatagaaaatatatttgggaaaaatgtttggctaatagctacattaagaacattttttggtctatatttcatttaagaagcatacggattctggtttggcataatgaaaattgcttttatcatatctttgataaaaagaggtgtgatttggtaaaatagagaatctaaaacaatattggtcttaaacttaactgttttaacagacagaaaaggttttttggagtgaaagaaattagactaacagttgattttctaaagaagggaacaaagaaacagattgtcatttctgggcatgactaataggagttgaatatgggggctcgttattagatgctgttacatgtgtttgctcaacaataagaaaactgaagggaaaatactgcctggtaattatagatacagtatgtttactatgtgaattgaagtctttcccagtcctataccagatgcataacaccatttgaattgatttattggagatcatatgtaataccacaacttaaacctttcacatagcatgatgaagaggcaaatcaaatggttaaccaattttataaaaaatgctaactagaaaagagatgtcttctgctaaattctgttccaggtgaagcagtaaaccaaagagtggaggagtcaaacgaggagattgggtattgattaaagttatcaatgaaaggagggatcttatgaagactttaaaatatcctgtctaatttctgttttttctatttgtttcgaatttattttattttattacaattctaaaagcttggctaaagttgtatgtatgtggtgaagggggcctgtgagcatgtccaggtctgccgtggatacatggatgtcgaatgtccactctggagtgacggtgggttttcccctataacatcattagggttttcccactgtgtccagtgtgtccacaccacttggccataacgctgcatagtctcatcattattgttgatttgtatgtcaacattgtgtaatcggtaatgggatattttttaaatttgggtttgttgtcacaccttactgttcgcatctcatttgactcagttactgcttgatcatgggagataaggtgatgcggggactgtaactcttttctgcttcaggacgagtcagaccggcgggtctgattacctaacccctgttctaaggccccattcccctggagaccctgccccatctgcccctatgcctcatcagacctatgagtggtctgccccccccctcccccttgaagaccctgtcccacctgccccaatacatcatcagatgttcggggaagcctgttgtacatttatggacaggaccattcaaggtcatcgagagaaccttgcacgccctaagggtgctggggaaaggaagtacgtggtaccactggagcatgtgttgtgctgctccggAATCCAGTCATACGttccaggagttggtggagaagggccaggaggggcagtgaaccgtttgctattgctacgaatgtgagagtccggacaagagggttacgactaggtcaagagtgatactgcttgaccacactagaattgtactggactaagaaggtttccgctattttacttaagagtgtgctatatcaatatcaacatgattgttgctgtatcccatgtatcaggtccctgtgtaacaggatcattgtctcggctgaggagaacccgacgaaggggttccaaatgccgttgctggggctggctgaccaggacgagaaggcggtggttggtccgggctatgttgattgatctctggtgttttcagagatcaaaagagggattaaagaatgtataatacattacaacacatattctagaactgtGATCACCAGCTGCTTATCAGGCACGGCACTaactataatcccagttattaatatgtgtggcattttaatcactgaatgcatcacgggcactgtgcacgagtgaatataacaacaggatttaagaaggatgcatgtcttaaagttatgtattgtgcttattaaagttatgtcttatgaaacttagaagtgtgctcgggcttaaacatagggtctcactgagtgtgggaagcaggctgttctctgtgtctctatctcttcattttcagaaacaaccttgaatctgggtggagatggcacccgaggaggtgggacgcggaggcaagaacaactccctgacgcacgagagaacaagctcaacccttttttgatacttgtgttttcaattgcattgtatattatatgctggggcagggaaagatagccagttggacttcgtgaaccagcccaaactctgttgcgggtagggaaacgtagacaaccccagagctctgtacttgttgatttccaattgctgcattaaagctgatattatcggacctctgcgactccagacgacttctagaacacagatttgtgtcattggataccatcattacatattggaatagacacaaagattttgaatccttcactgACCAGATCATTATCAGATAAGTTAAATCATGCCATACCCTGATAAAAAACTGTTCCTTTAATTATTTTGAGCAGTGTAGTTTAAAGTTGTTACATTATTGTCTGCATTCTGTTCTCTTTTTGCTTTAATGCTATGTTACATGTAGCAAAACCAACCTCAAGGATAATGGCCAATATTATCTTTAGTGATCTGTGCAAATGACCAATACAAGTGTGTTCAACTTCCTAAAGAGCAGCGTTGCACCTGACacttaaggccgaaatatactTTCCGCTATGTACGTGTACACATGCTGAATGGCTGCAGCACGTATCCTGCGTTCGCTTGGTGCGTACTTTGTGCACGTGTCCCTGGCCCTTAAATGTACGCATACGCAAGGTGCAATACCGACAGAAATCGTGGGCCAGTATACTATCCctgcatctcagatggaatgctaccatcaacctacccagacgctcccatgtcaccccgctcttcatctccctccactggctacccatcacggcccgcatcagattcaagaccctggtactgaccttccgagcggtgaacgggactgcgcctgcctacatccagtctctcctccagccttacacccctacccgccgccacctacggtcttcttctgacaaccgtctggtggccccacctctcaagagcacccgctcccaacccaagctcttctcctgtctggcctcccaatgggggaatcacctcctcacctccatcagagacactgactgtctccccaccttcaagaaaaggctaaagacgcacttgttccaaaAGTACACCAGCACTTAAAGAtttgttagttgtaactgatttacagttaggtccataaatatttggacattgacacaattttcatcattttggctctgtataccaccacaatggatctgaaagaatacatgtaaatggacCATCCTCTGAAGTAAAAATAGCCAGTTACAGAGTAGTATTATACACCAAGCACACTTCTTGCTATTCATAATCCGAAACCCTTCATGCAGTGGAAGAGGCGCCAACCATAGGGACTGACGTGGAAATTGACACCATACTGTTGAAACGATGACGATGggtatgattatggatttatctgattgaaaatgaaattttgaaaatgttcaccccttttagtattattttatattactgGGAACCATATGTTAAGCTGTTGACTTATTATAGTTGAGCTTAGTATTATTACCACTACTGTACAATAATATGAGGAATAgtatatcttaacccttgtgttggaGCCATTATacaactttgttttgttttatttatatacCACATTGGTGATGCTAATAAATGGGCAGTTTTATGTTTGAGCACTGGGTGGAGCATTGTCTTTGGGAAGGCATATAGGTAATTAACAGCCAGGGATACACAGGTGTGTGGCTAGGTGGAAAAGCATACAGCTTTTCACCGTGTCAGGTTTGTGTGTCATTGTTTGATTTGTGTGcaaaagaaaatgaatggaactaATCCAAAAATTAAATGAAATGGACTGTATTGCTGGTGCTACCGTGAGCAGGCCGTCAGCACAGAAATGCAGACATATTGTGGACATTGATTATTGGCACGCAGAACACGCGTCCAAGCAAGTGCTTCCCTGGTCCCACCTCATTGGCCTAATGTAGGAGTTGGTAAAAGACTCTACACCTTGTGTTGTCATAAGGGTCAAACATGACTGCTATTATATTTAACAGCAGAGAAAACCcccaaatagtttttttttttacccaactTCAAATGTCTTACTTTTCCTAGTGACCCCAACAtttgtaaaatgtataaaataattaacatcacaacaaccacaaagacacagtggagggggtggagacgttTCCGTCCACtgtgtctcccatcttccttcctaccctcatttatcctgtgttttctgtttggggtcagttcttcttgtttgtcaagcctacagtaccagcatgtttttctctacctcctttagtcttttctgcctcTTAGTTCCCCTGGTCCTTACATCCTGCCTGGCCTGACTTCGAGtctgcctgctgccctgtacctgaatgactctgCCTTGTGGATGACAAACCTAGCCTGCTCTGAATATTCTTTGTCCGTCCCCCTTGTACCTTTAATAGACCACAAACTTACGACCAGTGTGTgattcagtgtgtggtgtgattaTAACtgttgttgtgtcatgttgaacaGGTATGCAGACCTGAACCACAAATAGTTTACAATAacgtccaaaagaaaacacaccttGTGTAATTATGCAAAGAGACGCTCACTGATGAGGCTGggactaggcctacataaaacctTTACCGGCATGTAAAATTTTGTTTAAGTTGCTTGGCAGATTGTGTTTGTGATAACGAGCCAGGCCACCTAAAGCTATGTAGctaatgatgaatataaagttatgCTACCTCAACGTTAACTCATGTCAGCTGCATACCTCTCCCGACTTAATAAAACTAAGTTAAACGCTGTGGTACCGCGCTCCTTCacttgagtgagagagagatgtgaaagcaGAGCACTAATCCGCctctaagaaaagaaaaaaactaatgcATTAAATATAATGCATTGCCTGGCCATAAGCACACTGCAATACTTTGAGAGTGCTAATTTTTAGTTCAAATAcacagttacagatcaaatTTAACTTTTTACCGAGTCaaaccctactgcttgtgtgttttgagtggtctggtcttgacccggTATCGCCCTGACTTGGTCTTGGACTTGACTCGGTATAGCCCAGTCTTGGTCTTAGTCTTGACCCTTTCCCGACCCCTCAAAGTCTTGGTCTTGTCTCGGTCTCGATACACCTTGGTCTCGGTTTAGGTGatcttgactacaacactgtctcctggttatgtcatgttgaacatgaatacagacctcagtgtctccagcttgcagagtggattccccagtccagcagagagcagcttcatgcctgaatcccccaggttgttgttactcaagtccagctctgtcagatctgaggaggggagagctgaggccagCGCTTCACAACACCGTTCTGAGAGGTTACAGTCATTCAGCCTACATGACATAAGGAGAACATGAGACATCATGAGTCACGTTTTGTATTATAGGAACATACGATAATCAAACACTATGACATTATGTGCTGTTGTAATATtatctaaaaaataaaaataaaagcctTATACATACAGAGCAGTTTTGGAGTCTTTGACCACTGGCAGCAGCCTCAGAAGACCTTCCTCTGATCTGAAGTATTTCTTCAGGTCAAACACGTCCATCTTCTCTTCTGAAGTCAGCAACACAAAGACCAGAGCTGACCACTGTGTAGATGAGAGCTTCTTCTCACTGGAGAGACTTCCTGAGCTCAGGTAGTGttggatctcctccaccagagaatgGTCATTCAGTTCATTCAGACAGTGGAACAGATTCATGCATCTCTCTGGAGAGGAATTCTCTCTGATCTTCTTTTTGATGTACTTGACTGTTTTCTCATGGCTCTGTGTGTTGCTTCTTGTCTGAGTCAGTAGGCCTTGTAAGTCAGTCTGGTTGGACTCCATTGAGAGGCCCAGgaggaagcggaggaaaaggtccAGTTGTCCATTCTTACTCTGCAAGGCCTTGTCCACAGCACTCTTGTAGAATTGGACTTCTGGTTTCTCTCTGAAAAGAGCCAACAGTTTGTTGGAACTGGAAGGTACTGGATTCTCAGACATCAGATTCTCATCGTTGTTGATGAatgagacaaacacaaacacagcagccagaaaCTCCTGAAAGCTCAGATGGACAAAGCAGAACACCTTCTTCTGGAAGACTTTACGATCCTCTCTGAAGATCTGTGTGAACACTCCTGAGTACACTGAGGCATCACAGACATCAATTCCACACTCTTTCAGGTCTTTCTCATAGAAAATCAGGTTGCCTTTCTCTAGCTGATGGAAGGCCAGTTTTCCCAGTGACTGAATACTCTGAATGCTGTCTTCATCCCAGTCTGAATCTGTCTCAGTTTTCCCATGATACTTCACTTTCTTTTGTATGGTCTGCAACACCAGAAACTGTGTGTACATCTCAGTCAGGGTCTTGggcatcttctctttcttctctgttctcagcATGTGTTCAAGGACTGTAACAGTAATCCAAGAGAAGACTGGTATGTGGCACATGATGTAGAGGATCCTTGATGTCTTGATGTGTGAGATGATTTTCCTGGCCAGGATCTCATCACTGCATCTCTTCATGATGTACTCATCCTTCTGTGGGTCATTGAACCCTCGTACCTCGGTAACCAGGTCAACACACTCAGAagggatctgattggctgctgcaggtcgagtggtgatccagatgagagcagagggaagaagcTTTCCTCTGATCAGGTTGGTCAGCAGCACATCCACTGAGGTggactctgtgacatcacaccatctcttgttctttttgaagGCTAAGGGCAGTCGACACTCATCCAGACcgtcaaagacaaacagaacgtTGTACTTGTCGTAGTTGGAGATTCCTGATTCTCTGGTTTCCGAGAAGAAGTGATGGACAAGTTCCATCAGACTGAACTCTTCTCCATCCAACAAATTCAGCTCTCGAAACGGGAGAGGAAAGATGAACTGGATTTCCTGATTGGCTAGTCCCTCAGCCCAATCCGTGATGAACTTATGCACAGAGACAGTTTTTCCGATGCCAGCAACTCCTTTTGTCAGAACAATTCTAATAGGTGTAACTCGTCCAGCTGAGGGTTTAAAGATGTTGTTGCATGTGATGGCTGTTTCTGTTCTTGCTGATTTCCTGGATGCTGTCTCAATCTGTCTCACCTCATGTTCTTTATTGATCTCTCTACTCTCACCCTCTGTGATGTAGAGATCTGTGTAGATCTTATTGAGAAGAGTAGTGTTTCCTTGTTTAGCTATGCCCTCGAACACAGTTTCAAACTTCTTCCTTAGTTCAGATTTGAGTTTCTGTCGACAAATCTCAGCACGCTCAtctaaacaaaaaacaacatgttaagtgtgtgttttttgttaaACGAAGTTTTGATGATTCACAGATTATGAACTGACAATGTGTCCTCTATATtcaattcaaaacatatttcaaatctatGATCATTTATCAGGTACACAATAATGAAACAGCTTAGTATACTCACACATAGTACAAGGTCATATAAAGATCTACACGACATTGGGCTACTCTGAGTCTCATAACTTTCTTTATGTAACCTTCATCATATACCATCAATCGGTCAACTGAGACTAAATATGGAGTATCTTACTTTTCTCCAGAGTGTCAGCCAGCTCCTTCTGGTTCatgttcctcaggacgtgcagtGTGATCTTCAGAGCTCCCTCTCTGGCACTGCTCTCCTGCTTCTGATATTCAGGGTCCACCACTTCCTGGTCCTCCTTCTGACTCTCTAAGCCTTCTGGAAAATCTGAACTCAgaatcctcttcatcctcttcagcTCTTTCTTCACAAACCTGATGACGGTCTCCTCAAGCAcctgaaacagagagggaagaTATCAGATTAACCAGGAACTATCTACACAGTAGAACAATATGATACAAATTATTCCGTCTTGTTTGTACTTTAGATTAATACAAAACTCACTGTGAATATGGAGGACAAGTCCTCATGGTGACTCTGGTGTGACTCAGACTTCTCCTGTTGATCTCTGAGGACAAGAGATGACATTACTTAACCACATGAACCACATGTACAAGGGCTGATAATCTACTAAATAGTATATCATAAATAAGCATGAGTGGTAAACTTATccactcatgcatacacacagacacactgtataAGAGTGATATTATCACTACCAAGTAAACCATCTTCTATACCACTACAAGGCACTATTCCTTTAATACATTCATCAAAGATAGGAGCACTGTCACCCCCAGGTAAAcaagtgtgttgtgtttcaaccagacactgaagatgacatcaggatCCACCTCACACAGGACTGCATGTTTGCTAGCAGCCTGCTTTAGACACTGCagcactcctccacccaggagTTTAAGGCCTTCTGGTCTCAACCAGTCTAAGTGGGCTGAGCCCCACCTGGTCTGTGCTCATACCAGGCCTGGTACCTgcagggctttgtgtgtgtgtgtgtatgtgtgtgtgctgtgtatgtgtgtatgtgtgtatgtgtgtgtgtgtgtgtgtgtgtgtgtgtgtgtgtgtgtgtgtgtgtgtgtgtgtagggaggttaTTGTTGTCAAACTTTCACTAGAGCTGCTGATGAAGAAATTATCAACACACTGTTGGAATTACGACAATGGAGAAATGATCATGGTTTATATGATTGATATAGAACCACTTAATcaactttttacttttatatgctatattattgaaaaccagatgcaaagttgTTGATTGATTAGAATTGCCACTAAAACATAATAATGGCCAAATGTGGAAGTCCAGATACACGGGGTTTGAGTGCCAGAGAGAAAAGAATGTGTGTAGGCCTCTCCCATGAAGGACTACAAAGCCCAGATATTGAGAACTACAACCGCCTGATGTCAGGGGACAGATTTATGTCCTTagactcagtgtccctgtgcagctgggcTGCAGGGCCCCACGTGGGCCTTGGAAAGAGAAAGTAGGGGGAATGTACGGGCAATGTAAATTTTGTGACCATTGACCAACCAGGCGTGAAATACATAAATGCATCTGTGACCAGAGATAATGTACCAATGACAAAAGATCTCAAAATAATGGAAAGCAGATATATAGacaaatgtccggagaaaaagTTAGTCTGATCTCGAGACCACactcacgtttgttggaatcgTTCCTCTGTGTTGGATTCTAATAAACACTGCATCTTACTTTGCTGCCTTTTCCGTGCTGTTTTAAAAACTTGGATAGTTGATGAAAACTTGGATATTGGATACAAATTTGGATTATTGTACTTCAACACTGCACTGATCTCTCTTATTTGTATGTAAAGCTATTATAACAAAATTACATGTTTACAATAAATGTCAAGTCTTTTAAGGTGGAGAAGTAACTCACAGGCTTATCCTGGTTCACTCTAGTCTCTACTGAATTAGAGAGAGCAGCTTTGAAGAATTTGTCTGCACCGACATGGAATGACCTAATGGTAGTATGGTCTGGCTTGCTTAAGTGCATTAGTTTCAGGGTagtttgttgtggttgtgttgtggttgtgtctctgtgttaatGTCAGATAAAGTTCAACATTAAAGCAGCACAGTGGACTGGTAGGTTGTGGTCCTGTCTCTCACTGATCAAACACAACAAGGAGGTCAAAGGTGTTGATGTGTCTGATGGTGGTCTAGTGGTTAAACCATAGATACATAAAGAGAAGACCAACACCACATGTTAATGAAATAATATTAAATAACAGCTCCCTCTCACTGTGTAGCTCTACCTCATGGTCTGAACATAGCCAGGCTATGAGTTCTGACTTTGTTTAGTAGAAATGTCACATGATGATCCTGAATCTAATGATGACGTTATACTTCAAATTATTTATTGTGTGTTGTCAATGAATGTGTGTGGCCTACCTacctgtatacactatacacagACGGCTTCTTCACATCATGTCACCTTCATCATATAAaattgaacaccagcagaggtcagtacatacccttcctcattagaaggtcctcctccatcactgaacatgATAGGTTGATTCATAGAccagtcactcttcatggacacacagctgggtacaggtgaggctggtctctgctgtctcatactgtcaacaaacacaacaaagtgtcttacaaacataaatcactAAAGTAGACACCACAGATATATCATACTGTCCAACATGTGTTGCTGTAGTCATTCATCAGTACGGTCAGAACCAGGCTTGAATATTGTTGGTCAACTTGaatgagtcagacaggcaggttcccagacctgttgttactctgtatctctcactgtgaacctttaccacatggtctgtatgtcagccaggctggcagtcagcatctctaaccctgtgttttagtagggatgtgatgagggatactttagtatctactgtcagcagctctaaccctgtgttttagtagggatgtgatgagggatactttagtatctacagtcagcatctctaaccctgtgttttagtagggatgtgatgagggatactttagtatctagtCAGCAGCATTAACCCTGTTTTAGGTTAACCAGCAGAGGTTAGTACATACCCTTCCTtattagaaggtcctcctccaccactgaACATGATAGGTTGATTCATAGAccagtcactcttcatggacacacagctgggtacaggtgaggctggtctctgctgtctcgtactgtcaacaaacacaacaaagtgtcttacaaacataaatcactAAAGCAGACACCACAGATATATCATACTGTCCAACATGTGTTGCTTTAGTCATTCATCAGTACGGTCAGAACCAGGCTTGAATATAGTTGGTCAACTTGaatgagtcagacaggcaggttcccagacctgttgttactctgtatctctcactgtgaacctttaccacatggtctgtatgtcagccaggctggcagtcagcatctctaaccctgtgttttagttgaaattgggtcaggaaatgtattgatttctgagtcccaagagtaaaatggtaaaaagtatactttagaggattggtaaagattaaattggtaaagattaaattggtaaagagtaaattggtaattggtaatcagctgagtgtttaagaaagaaaaaagtaaagaaaagggaaaaagtgaagaaaggcctgaattatgaaatttcaaagttagtaacgcgcacgtgttcatttttgttttatatgttttttttaggTTAAAAGGAGTGAGAGTAACTAATGTGTTAGATTAAACGCTACATACAAATTACAAACataaaattttaattatttttcttttgtttgattatttgtaATTTACGATTAGTAGGggtatattttcattgaaaagttGTGTTATTGGTAAATATAActgttggaaaaaaaaaataaaagagagaaggggataattatttgattttactttgtttgtttctttcaaGAGGTAAAACATGGGTTGTGGTTCAAGCAAGAATGATGGTCTGGGGATAGATTTATCCTGTCCAAATATCAATTACATGAAACGAAATTATGGCAACAGTAGTTTATCACAAATTTCTGTTTGGATAGATGATTGTGGGTTTCCAGAGGAAGGGTCTTTTTCTCTTAAACAACTTAGAACATTGAAATTCAATCTTACCCggaaagaggaagaaactaAAGATTGTTTTTTAATAAGAAATAGATTTCAGGCAGATTGGAAATCTTTCGGTGAATGGAACCAGGAAGGTTTATTACGAGAACAGAGTAGGATAGGGACAAATTCACCTATTTCTCAATGTTTCAAAGTTCGCAACTCAG
The DNA window shown above is from Osmerus eperlanus chromosome 3, fOsmEpe2.1, whole genome shotgun sequence and carries:
- the LOC134017786 gene encoding protein NLRC3-like isoform X3 → MSFERRSKGVVVVEFVYQYTDRTGSIISIKPEEHYFLLEKTSDDWCLVCKDERTESFYVPARCVRELPSRFPLDHADPPRPETTRVPETRRQHKTPQRAVSKTSLSGEHDMDTKAKSPIQQIPASPVPSCVSMKSDKSMNRPIMFSDGGGPSNEEGMRQQRPASPVPSCVSMKSDRSMNQPIMFSDGGGPSNEEGMRQQRPASPVPSCVSMKSDWSMNQPIMFSDGGGPSNEEGTRQQRPASPVPSCVSMKSDWSMNQPIMFSGGGGPSNKEGMRQQRPASPVPSCVSMKSDWSMNQPIMFSDGGGPSNEEGDQQEKSESHQSHHEDLSSIFTVLEETVIRFVKKELKRMKRILSSDFPEGLESQKEDQEVVDPEYQKQESSAREGALKITLHVLRNMNQKELADTLEKNERAEICRQKLKSELRKKFETVFEGIAKQGNTTLLNKIYTDLYITEGESREINKEHEVRQIETASRKSARTETAITCNNIFKPSAGRVTPIRIVLTKGVAGIGKTVSVHKFITDWAEGLANQEIQFIFPLPFRELNLLDGEEFSLMELVHHFFSETRESGISNYDKYNVLFVFDGLDECRLPLAFKKNKRWCDVTESTSVDVLLTNLIRGKLLPSALIWITTRPAAANQIPSECVDLVTEVRGFNDPQKDEYIMKRCSDEILARKIISHIKTSRILYIMCHIPVFSWITVTVLEHMLRTEKKEKMPKTLTEMYTQFLVLQTIQKKVKYHGKTETDSDWDEDSIQSIQSLGKLAFHQLEKGNLIFYEKDLKECGIDVCDASVYSGVFTQIFREDRKVFQKKVFCFVHLSFQEFLAAVFVFVSFINNDENLMSENPVPSSSNKLLALFREKPEVQFYKSAVDKALQSKNGQLDLFLRFLLGLSMESNQTDLQGLLTQTRSNTQSHEKTVKYIKKKIRENSSPERCMNLFHCLNELNDHSLVEEIQHYLSSGSLSSEKKLSSTQWSALVFVLLTSEEKMDVFDLKKYFRSEEGLLRLLPVVKDSKTALLNDCNLSERCCEALASALPSSDLTELDLSNNNLGDSGMKLLSAGLGNPLCKLETLRLSGCLVTEEGCASLASALRSNPFHLRELDLSYNHPGEKGLKLLSAGLEDPHCRLEKLNVDHGGECWIKPGLLKAWRHACELTLDPNTAHRELSLSEENRKVTRREEQPYPDHPERFEDWEQVLCREGLSGRCYWEAEWSGGVVHIAVTYKGISRRGRGADCRLGDNNKSWSLVCDDNSYSAWHNNKRTAIPAPPSSSHRVGVYLDWPAGTLSFYTVSSDTLTHLHTFHSTFTEPLYPGFCVWHDSSVSLCQVE